The Styela clava chromosome 10, kaStyClav1.hap1.2, whole genome shotgun sequence genome window below encodes:
- the LOC120338373 gene encoding uncharacterized protein LOC120338373 → MVGVEPLETSGGEKHSSEKIEDGEKDTQIGGNADSGYHSFSCSSTCCCQKETAKMITTSLGHDEDFSPPTMGQGFTTKGYPPRTLYPTRPMGDINVISERAYNSLPDASLYSSKLLEKDSKKSREEEAVELAEKISFCLKLGYTPNQVKTILKEIGHNASKNDILSALGDYANSSTAILDTDTYTESGQILDSSGQRSSELVPRGPSTVEDDNKEDESSASDNLRPIVIDGSNVAMSHGNKEYFSCKGIQLTVQYFLDRGHRDITVFVPKYRKEQTRPDAPIKDQEILTKLHADKILVWTPSRHVSGRRITCYDDRFILKLAEMTQGVIVSNDNFRDLQNEKPEWREIIEKRLLMYSFVNDRFMPPDDPLGRNGPSLDNFLRLRPPTEEKKRCPYAEKCTYGKKCKFFHPECSFPQRSVSEQIKERSPNSASIQRLTYDILKDSQRTTSPQTNTGAQLNKVSKPSDLTPKGQEEGARGTPSPSSMGACGGSSSSNPHQTPSLPNMTAVTSEMQAIKLGPYNGYPQSGGYPTYPFNENNSHSTGAEQQNANPMQPGIGHLAPPSLHSQTRRNVASSAIHQQHPHLATMNMPHSSPPAVMYDRSYLGQQTGAMGGFNNMTYPSFHQQQVPPLPQYPPQPPYPQNHDAMMQWHQAMMQHHMLMSQMGSMQSHANSQPHMGYQYGFPQSRLPMMPPTSLSNPNNLPNSGNRMVPHMGGRDPIYENANRQPYSSPVPLNHQQNLIQRQVHPHLPPIQQNSVPQGPSFTDPSNPRYNLFKNLCGLFNRNTVERVMKQNPNENDAKTLAKMCLDMDN, encoded by the exons ATGGTTGGAGTAGAACCACTAGAAACGAGTGGGGGAGAAAAACATTCCTCAGAAAAAATAGAAGACGGTGAAAAAGATACTCAAATAGGTGGAAACGCAGACAGCGGATACCACAGTTTTAGTTGTTCTTCAACTTGCTGTTGTCAGAAGGAAACTGCTAAAATGATTACAACATCTCTCGGACACGACGAAGATTTTTCACCCCCCACAATGGGGCAGGGATTTACTACTAAAGGATACCCCCCAAGGACGTTGTATCCAACTAGACCCATGGGTGATATAAACGTTATTTCTGAACGCGCTTACAATAGTTTACCAGACGCAAGTCTGTATTCCTCAAAGTTATTGGAAAAAGACTCGAAAAAAAGTAGGGAAGAGGAAGCAGTTGAACTGGcagaaaaaatatcattttgtttaaaACTTGGGTATACCCCGAATCAAGTTAAAACTATATTAAAAGAGATCGGGCACAATGCGTCTAAAAATGATATTCTTTCTGCGTTGGGAGATTACGCAAATTCAAGCACAGCCATCCTGGACACTGATACCTAT ACTGAAAGCGGCCAGATCTTAGACTCAAGCGGTCAAAGATCTTCTGAATTGGTTCCGCGCGGACCTTCGACCGTTGAAGATGACAATAAAGAAGATGAATCGAGTGCGAGCGACAACTTGCGACCGATTGTCATTGATGGCAGTAACGTAGCAATGAG tcatGGAAACAAAGAATATTTCTCATGCAAAGGAATTCAACTGACGGTGCAATATTTTCTTGATAGAGGGCATAGGGATATAACTGTTTTTGTACCCAAGTACAGAAAAGAGCAAACCAGACCTGACGCCCCAATAAAAG ATCAAGAGATCTTGACAAAACTTCATGCGGATAAAATCTTAGTCTGGACACCATCAAGACATGTCAGCGGCCGAAGAATAACCTGCTATGATGAccgatttattttgaaattagcTGAG aTGACACAAGGAGTCATAGTCAGTAATGATAACTTCAGAGATCTGCAGAATGAAAAACCAGAATGGCGAGAGATTATTGAAAAGCGTCTCCTAATGTATTCATTTGTTAATGACAG GTTTATGCCTCCTGATGATCCACTTGGGCGTAACGGTCCAAGCCTTGATAACTTTTTACGTCTCCGACCTCCGACGGAAGAGAAAAAACGGTGCCCTTATG CTGAAAAATGCACTTATGGTAAAAAGTGTAAATTTTTTCATCCGGAGTGCTCATTCCCGCAACGTTCTGTGAGTGAACAAATCAAAGAACGCTCGCCGAATAGCGCGTCAATTCAAAGACTAACTTATGACATTTTAAAAGACTCACAGAGGACTACAAGCCCACAGACAAATACCGGTGCTCAACTAAATAAG gTCAGCAAGCCATCAGATTTAACTCCTAAAGGCCAGGAAGAAGGAGCTCGTGGGACCCCGTCACCATCATCTATGGGTGCTTGTGGGGGCTCATCATCAAGTAACCCCCATCAAACCCCATCTTTACCTAACATGACTGCTGTCACATCTGAAATGCAGGCAATAAAATTGGGGCCTTATAATGGTTACCCACAAAGTGGGGGTTACCCTACATACCCTTTCAACGAAAATAACTCCCATTCAACTGGTGCTGAACAGCAAAATGCAAACCCAATGCAGCCTGGAATAGGACATTTAGCCCCACCATCTTTGCACAGTCAGACGAGACGTAATGTTGCGTCTTCTGCTATTCATCAACAACACCCCCATTTGGCAACAATGAACATGCCCCATAGTTCACCCCCCGCTGTCATGTATGACAGAAGCTACCTGGGACAACAAACTGGAGCAATGGGGGGCTTCAACAACATGACTTACCCCAGTTTTCATCAGCAGCAAGTCCCCCCACTACCCCAATATCCTCCCCAACCCCCGTACCCTCAAAATCATGACGCTATGATGCAGTGGCACCAAGCTATGATGCAGCATCATATGCTGATGAGCCAGATGGGCAGTATGCAATCTCACGCCAACTCCCAACCTCACATGGGTTATCAATATGGGTTTCCCCAGTCACGGCTCCCTATGATGCCCCCTACAAGCCTTTCAAACCCAAATAATTTACCAAACTCTGGTAACCGCATGGTACCACATATGGGTGGGCGTGACCCCATTTATGAAAATGCTAACAGACAACCATACTCGTCCCCTGTACCCCTCAATCACCAACAAAACCTAATTCAAAGACAAGTACACCCCCATTTACCCCCAATACAACAAAACTCTGTCCCACAAGGACCTTCTTTTACCGATCCCTCGAACCCACgttacaatttatttaaaaacttaTGCGGATTGTTCAATCGAAACACAGTGGAACGAGTCATGAAGCAGAACCCGAATGAAAACGATGCGAAAACCCTCGCTAAAATGTGCCTGGACATGGacaactaa